One window of the Zea mays cultivar B73 chromosome 3, Zm-B73-REFERENCE-NAM-5.0, whole genome shotgun sequence genome contains the following:
- the LOC100276826 gene encoding ULT transcription factor yields MAAANGAAGAVLFSEEDLREVSGVRWGEDFVEVTCGCTSHRYGDAVGRLRVFASGDLEINCECTPGCREDKMTPAAFEKHSGKETAGKWRNTVWVMVQGEKVPLSKTALLKYYYLAHKSGNGSHKGRNGRPSHRDEFICCAGCGKERRFRLRSKEECRVYHDALAKASWTCADLTTDRVTCDDEEERASRKVLRGCSRAPSCTGCMKCVCFGCETCRFKDCDCQTCVDFYRNSKE; encoded by the exons ATGGCGGCGGCGAACGGAGCTGCCGGTGCGGTGCTGTTCAGCGAGGAGGACCTGAGGGAGGTGAGTGGGGTGCGCTGGGGAGAGGACTTCGTGGAGGTGACGTGCGGATGCACCAGCCACCGCTACGGCGACGCCGTCGGCCGCCTCCGCGTCTTTGCGTCAGGCGACCTGGAGATCAACTGCGAGTGCACGCCCGGCTGCCGCGAAG ACAAGATGACACCTGCTGCCTTTGAGAAGCACTCCGGAAAGGAGACAGCTGGAAAGTGGAGGAACACCGTCTGGGTAATGGTCCAGGGGGAAAAAGTGCCACTGTCAAAGACGGCTCTGCTCAAATACTACTACCTGGCGCACAAGTCAGGCAACGGTTCTCACAAGGGCCGTAACGGACGTCCGTCCCACCGCGACGAGTTCATCTGCTGCGCAGGATGTGGCAAGGAGAGGAGGTTTCGGCTCCGGTCAAAGGAAGAGTGCCGTGTTTACCATGACGCTCTTGCCAAAGCTAGCTGGACGTGTGCGGATTTGACAACTGATAG GGTCACCTGTGACGACGAGGAGGAGCGTGCAAGCCGCAAGGTCCTGCGGGGCTGCTCCCGCGCGCCGTCCTGCACGGGCTGCATGAAGTGCGTGTGCTTCGGCTGCGAGACCTGCCGCTTCAAGGACTGCGACTGCCAGACCTGCGTTGACTTCTACCGCAACTCCAAGGAATAA